A portion of the Terriglobia bacterium genome contains these proteins:
- the purB gene encoding adenylosuccinate lyase, whose amino-acid sequence MIPRYTRPEMGRIWTEENKFQKWLDVEIAVAEVQAARGLIPKSAALAIRRRGRFKVARINEIEAEVKHDVIAFTTAVSEQVGRPARYLHYGLTSSDVVDTANALLVRDASRIIAEDLKQLMVVLERRAFEFKHTPMVGRTHGIHAEPTTFGLKLAVWFDEMRRQVERFELAREQMRVGKISGAVGTSAHLHPSIEEAVCRKLGLKTAPVSSQIIQRDRYAFFLSTLAVIASSLEKFALEIRNLQRTEVREVEEYFARGQKGSSAMPHKRNPITGEQICGLARLLRSNAMAALENVALWHERDISHSSVERVILPDSTILMDYLLARTASLIERLFVYPERMKQNLELTRGLLFSGELLLKLTEKGVSRETAYEWVQRNAMQVWANESLNFKTAVLQDEEIRRHLSPREIGGVFDVRASLRNVDRIFQRVFAPKKT is encoded by the coding sequence TTGATCCCGCGCTATACGCGCCCTGAAATGGGGCGCATCTGGACCGAAGAAAACAAGTTTCAGAAGTGGTTGGACGTGGAAATTGCGGTGGCCGAGGTCCAGGCGGCGCGGGGGCTGATCCCGAAGTCCGCGGCACTGGCCATCCGTCGCCGGGGGCGATTCAAGGTCGCGCGCATCAATGAAATTGAGGCCGAGGTCAAGCACGATGTCATCGCATTCACCACGGCGGTCTCGGAACAGGTGGGCCGCCCCGCCCGCTATCTGCACTATGGTTTGACCTCCTCGGATGTTGTGGATACCGCGAACGCCCTCCTGGTCCGGGATGCATCCCGGATCATCGCCGAGGATCTGAAGCAGCTGATGGTGGTTTTGGAACGGCGAGCCTTCGAGTTCAAGCACACTCCGATGGTGGGGCGCACCCATGGAATTCATGCGGAGCCCACCACGTTTGGTCTGAAGCTGGCAGTCTGGTTCGATGAAATGCGGCGTCAGGTGGAGCGGTTTGAGCTCGCGCGAGAGCAGATGCGAGTGGGAAAGATCTCCGGCGCCGTGGGAACCTCGGCCCACCTGCATCCTTCCATCGAGGAGGCGGTATGCAGGAAACTGGGGTTGAAGACCGCTCCCGTCTCTTCTCAAATCATCCAGCGAGATCGGTACGCCTTCTTCCTGAGCACGCTGGCCGTGATTGCCTCCTCGCTTGAGAAATTCGCCCTCGAAATCCGCAACCTGCAGCGGACTGAGGTTCGGGAAGTCGAGGAGTATTTTGCCAGGGGTCAGAAGGGCTCCTCGGCGATGCCGCACAAGCGAAACCCAATCACCGGTGAACAGATCTGCGGCCTTGCCCGGCTGCTGCGATCCAATGCGATGGCCGCCCTGGAGAACGTCGCTCTCTGGCACGAGCGCGACATCTCACATTCTTCGGTGGAGCGTGTCATCCTCCCGGATTCCACGATTCTGATGGACTATCTTCTGGCACGAACCGCATCCCTCATCGAACGCCTGTTCGTCTATCCGGAACGCATGAAACAGAATCTGGAATTGACGCGCGGCCTGCTATTTTCGGGTGAACTCCTGTTGAAACTTACGGAAAAAGGGGTTTCCCGTGAGACGGCCTACGAATGGGTCCAACGAAATGCCATGCAGGTGTGGGCGAATGAATCGCTGAATTTCAAAACCGCGGTGCTCCAGGACGAGGAGATACGCAGGCATCTTTCTCCCCGGGAAATCGGGGGTGTTTTTGATGTTCGCGCTTCTTTGAGGAACGTCGATCGGATCTTCCAAAGGGTGTTCGCACCCAAGAAAACCTAA
- a CDS encoding zf-HC2 domain-containing protein: MNCQEYKERILDSVEGDRGAQQAMQAHFATCPSCRRDFEELTRVKQWMQNLPHHAAPRELGLAIRAEYSKRASFSFSDRFWMRIENLLRPMAVPALAGVLLAIVCFTVMFSTLWMTPALPNAPGDVQLSIHTSPRSRPNSFLPIATDGSSSLPDEPILVETSVDPHGRVYDFKILSGPDSPPVVESLERVLYFTVFDPATSFGRPTGGKAILSFRTVRVLG; the protein is encoded by the coding sequence ATGAATTGCCAAGAATACAAAGAACGTATTTTGGATTCAGTCGAGGGGGACCGTGGAGCGCAGCAGGCCATGCAGGCCCATTTTGCAACCTGTCCCTCCTGTCGGCGTGACTTCGAAGAGCTGACCCGGGTCAAGCAGTGGATGCAAAATCTGCCCCATCATGCGGCGCCCCGCGAGTTGGGGCTGGCGATTCGCGCGGAATATTCCAAGCGCGCGTCCTTCTCATTCAGCGATCGGTTTTGGATGAGAATTGAAAACTTGTTGCGTCCCATGGCGGTGCCCGCACTGGCGGGGGTGCTGCTCGCGATTGTCTGTTTCACCGTCATGTTCAGCACCTTGTGGATGACCCCGGCCTTGCCCAATGCCCCCGGGGATGTTCAGCTCTCCATTCACACGTCTCCCCGGTCCCGGCCGAACAGTTTCCTTCCGATCGCCACGGACGGAAGCAGCAGTCTCCCGGATGAGCCCATTCTCGTGGAGACCAGCGTGGATCCTCACGGGCGTGTGTACGATTTCAAGATTCTCAGTGGACCCGACAGCCCTCCGGTTGTCGAGAGTCTTGAGAGGGTTCTCTATTTCACCGTATTTGATCCTGCCACATCTTTTGGCCGGCCTACGGGCGGAAAAGCGATTCTCTCCTTTCGAACCGTCAGGGTCCTGGGATAA
- a CDS encoding FTR1 family protein, with protein sequence MFQAFIITLREGVEAFLIVAISIAFLKKSGRAKLLGAVYWGTAVSVALSIGFGMLLRQGVNQSLWEGILAAIAAVLVGTLILYMWRAARTMKRDIETRLEAATHNAGRIASFAAVFFFTLLMITREGMEAALLLISMSFQLASLPFLAGAILGLFMAAAIALLWARYGHRVNLGLFFQTTAIFLLVFVVQLFIYSFHELCEAGVFPNSEALHAATEPYGPDGHYGRLLSYSLVFLPVAWLLFSSLLHKMKQAPHPALTPRTVQEHRD encoded by the coding sequence ATGTTCCAGGCCTTCATCATCACGCTTCGGGAAGGCGTCGAGGCCTTCCTGATCGTCGCTATCAGCATCGCTTTTCTGAAAAAAAGCGGCCGGGCCAAGTTGCTGGGGGCGGTCTACTGGGGAACCGCTGTCTCCGTGGCCCTGAGCATCGGCTTCGGAATGCTGTTGCGTCAAGGGGTGAACCAGTCCCTATGGGAAGGGATCCTGGCGGCGATTGCCGCCGTCCTGGTGGGAACGTTGATTCTATACATGTGGCGGGCCGCACGAACCATGAAACGGGACATCGAAACCCGGCTCGAAGCCGCTACCCACAACGCCGGCCGGATTGCGTCCTTTGCGGCCGTCTTCTTCTTTACCCTTCTCATGATCACCCGGGAAGGGATGGAAGCCGCTCTCCTGCTGATCAGCATGTCGTTCCAGCTGGCGTCGCTCCCCTTCCTCGCCGGGGCCATCCTGGGATTGTTTATGGCGGCCGCTATCGCCCTGCTCTGGGCCCGGTATGGCCATCGTGTCAACCTTGGATTATTTTTCCAGACGACCGCCATCTTCCTGCTGGTCTTCGTGGTGCAGCTGTTCATCTATTCATTTCACGAACTCTGTGAGGCTGGGGTCTTTCCCAATAGTGAGGCCCTCCATGCGGCCACTGAACCCTATGGGCCCGATGGCCACTACGGCCGGCTCCTCAGCTACAGCCTGGTGTTCCTGCCGGTGGCTTGGCTTCTCTTTTCGTCGCTGCTGCATAAGATGAAGCAGGCGCCTCATCCGGCGTTGACTCCCCGGACGGTTCAAGAACACCGCGATTAA
- a CDS encoding ABC transporter permease subunit — protein MKLTKFTWVDLVLLMTVAVLLVFIFAEKPRVYPRTQTQLNLSLALLPLYALYSLLRMIVAYVLSLGFSIWAGYQASTSIRARRIILPALDILQSVPILGFFPAAVYFFIRLAHGSPIGAEAAAVFLIFTSQAWNMAFAAYESLTTIPEDLLLASRQFRLTGIQRWIRLLLPSCVPKLSYNSMLSWAAGWFFLIASEIIAIGNASYTLPGLGSYLQQSLERGRNSNFLLGLLTLIGVVTLLHFVLWSPLLEWSKRFRYEMTAAGSSEGGSSWILKLVKRSEVFRYLQKRILGPALEEGPRMLEGAFNRVPRSTIRVSSILLLGIVLIGFGYGAIQIGRIVMRPWPQEALTIPLALLYSFLRLLLAYAISIAWTLPVAALISRSPRWSRTLLPIAEILASVPATAFFPLIVVLVLRQGANSNLPSVLLVLTGMQWYLLFNLIGGIQNIPEDMREVAQALRLRGWRYMRRVLIPAVIPSLITGSITAWGGGWNALVLSEFVKYGEQTYGVTGIGAMLVKANDNGNIQMVLATVLSMVIVVTSLNRFFWRRAYDYATRKFTLEY, from the coding sequence ATGAAGCTCACGAAGTTTACCTGGGTGGATCTGGTTCTCCTCATGACGGTCGCGGTTCTCCTTGTCTTCATTTTTGCTGAGAAACCGCGGGTTTACCCGCGCACCCAGACGCAGTTGAATCTCTCGCTGGCCCTGTTGCCGCTTTACGCCTTGTATTCCCTGCTGCGGATGATCGTCGCCTATGTCCTCTCGCTGGGGTTTTCGATCTGGGCCGGTTATCAAGCCTCGACCTCCATCCGGGCGAGAAGAATCATCCTGCCGGCGCTCGATATTCTTCAATCCGTCCCGATTCTAGGCTTTTTCCCCGCAGCCGTTTATTTCTTCATTCGACTGGCGCATGGCAGCCCCATCGGGGCCGAGGCGGCAGCCGTCTTTCTGATCTTCACCTCGCAGGCCTGGAACATGGCCTTTGCTGCGTATGAATCTTTGACGACCATTCCCGAAGATTTGCTGCTGGCCAGCCGCCAATTTCGCCTCACGGGCATTCAGCGGTGGATCCGACTGCTGCTCCCTTCCTGCGTCCCCAAACTTTCCTACAATTCCATGCTGTCCTGGGCGGCAGGATGGTTCTTTCTCATTGCCAGCGAAATCATTGCCATCGGAAATGCCAGTTACACGCTGCCGGGCCTGGGGAGCTACCTCCAACAATCGCTCGAGCGGGGACGGAATTCCAACTTCCTCCTTGGACTGCTGACCCTGATCGGCGTGGTCACCCTGCTTCATTTTGTTCTTTGGTCTCCCCTGCTCGAGTGGTCGAAGCGCTTCCGATACGAAATGACGGCCGCAGGTTCAAGCGAAGGGGGCAGTTCATGGATCCTGAAGTTGGTCAAGCGCTCTGAAGTCTTCCGCTACCTCCAGAAAAGGATCCTGGGCCCGGCCCTCGAGGAGGGACCCCGGATGCTCGAAGGGGCTTTCAACCGAGTGCCCCGAAGCACGATCCGAGTGAGCTCCATCTTGTTGCTTGGGATCGTCCTGATCGGGTTTGGATATGGGGCGATTCAAATCGGCAGGATCGTTATGCGGCCTTGGCCTCAAGAAGCCCTGACCATCCCTTTGGCGCTGCTTTACAGCTTCCTTCGCCTTCTGCTGGCTTATGCGATCTCCATCGCGTGGACCCTGCCGGTGGCCGCGTTGATCAGTCGCAGCCCGCGGTGGTCGCGGACGCTGCTCCCCATCGCCGAGATCCTCGCCAGCGTTCCCGCGACCGCGTTCTTTCCTCTCATCGTCGTCCTCGTGTTGCGCCAGGGAGCAAACTCCAACCTGCCGTCGGTCCTGCTGGTGCTGACCGGGATGCAGTGGTACCTGCTTTTCAATTTGATCGGGGGCATCCAGAATATTCCCGAGGACATGCGCGAGGTGGCCCAGGCGCTTCGCTTGCGGGGGTGGCGTTACATGCGACGTGTCCTGATCCCGGCCGTCATTCCGAGCCTCATTACGGGGTCCATCACGGCATGGGGAGGCGGGTGGAATGCGCTGGTCTTGAGCGAGTTTGTCAAGTACGGCGAGCAGACTTACGGAGTCACGGGCATCGGGGCCATGCTGGTCAAGGCCAACGATAACGGGAACATTCAAATGGTCCTGGCGACGGTCCTCTCGATGGTGATCGTAGTCACTTCCTTGAATCGCTTCTTTTGGAGACGCGCCTACGACTATGCCACCCGGAAGTTCACGCTGGAATACTGA
- a CDS encoding VIT1/CCC1 transporter family protein, translating to MPQTPHVEKHFTASALIRDIVIGMSDGLTVPFALAAGLSGAVAATSIIITAGFAEIAAGAIAMGLGGYLAARTDEEHYAAEKAREDRETVELPEEEAREVAGIFRSYGLNEDHVHAVVEAIRSDRTRWVDFMMRFELGIEAPDPGRARTSALTIALAYVFGGLIPLSPYLFLSSVHTALAGSIGVTLLALLVFGYIKGRFTVKTPLRAAFQTAGVGGVAAAVAFAIARWVS from the coding sequence ATGCCACAGACCCCCCACGTTGAAAAGCACTTCACCGCCTCGGCCCTCATTCGCGATATTGTGATTGGCATGTCCGATGGGTTGACCGTTCCCTTTGCCTTGGCTGCGGGCCTCTCCGGCGCAGTGGCCGCCACCTCCATTATCATCACCGCAGGCTTTGCAGAAATCGCGGCAGGAGCCATTGCCATGGGGCTGGGAGGTTACCTGGCAGCCCGCACCGACGAAGAGCATTACGCTGCGGAAAAGGCCCGGGAAGACCGCGAGACCGTGGAGCTACCCGAGGAGGAAGCCCGGGAGGTGGCGGGCATCTTCCGGTCTTACGGCCTGAATGAGGATCATGTCCATGCAGTCGTGGAGGCGATCCGAAGCGACCGAACCCGGTGGGTGGATTTCATGATGAGGTTTGAACTGGGCATTGAGGCCCCCGACCCCGGCCGGGCCCGGACGAGCGCCCTCACGATTGCCTTAGCCTATGTCTTTGGCGGGTTGATTCCTTTGAGTCCTTATCTGTTCCTCTCCTCGGTGCACACCGCCCTGGCGGGATCCATCGGGGTGACCCTCCTGGCGCTCCTGGTGTTTGGCTACATCAAAGGACGTTTCACCGTGAAGACCCCCTTGCGCGCCGCCTTTCAGACGGCAGGTGTTGGAGGCGTGGCCGCGGCAGTGGCTTTTGCCATTGCAAGGTGGGTGAGCTGA
- a CDS encoding MBL fold metallo-hydrolase yields MSVEICVLGSGSGGNCTYLGTSKTRLLVDAGFSMKETARRLATINVPLDSIQALVISHEHSDHIHGVETLTKNLNIPVYIAPAALDAMRIDAAKYPFEFIRAGTSFTIGDIEVHPFSIPHDSIEPLAFRFDTSGIRTSVVTDLGYIPELVKQRVAGSHCLIFEANHDLDMLKVGPYPWFVKQRVMSRHGHLSNEATARFFEEDYDGGAEHVLLAHISQKNNHPEIVRMSMVQAFEKRGLATQTIQLTSQTEPSPLIRL; encoded by the coding sequence ATGAGTGTTGAGATCTGCGTGTTGGGGAGCGGCAGTGGAGGCAATTGTACTTATCTGGGGACCTCAAAGACCCGGCTGCTGGTCGATGCCGGATTCAGCATGAAGGAAACGGCAAGACGATTGGCGACCATCAACGTCCCGCTCGATTCCATCCAGGCCCTGGTCATCTCGCACGAACACTCCGACCACATCCACGGCGTTGAGACCCTGACCAAGAATTTGAACATCCCGGTTTATATCGCTCCCGCGGCGCTCGATGCCATGCGGATCGACGCGGCAAAATACCCTTTCGAGTTCATCCGGGCGGGCACTTCGTTCACCATTGGTGATATTGAAGTCCATCCCTTTTCCATCCCTCATGATTCGATTGAGCCCCTGGCCTTTCGGTTCGACACGTCGGGCATCAGGACGAGCGTGGTCACCGATCTGGGCTACATTCCCGAGCTGGTCAAGCAACGGGTCGCCGGAAGTCATTGCCTGATCTTTGAAGCCAACCACGATCTGGACATGTTGAAGGTGGGCCCGTACCCCTGGTTTGTCAAACAGCGGGTGATGAGCCGGCATGGGCATCTCTCCAACGAGGCGACGGCCCGATTTTTTGAGGAGGACTACGACGGGGGGGCTGAGCATGTGTTGCTGGCCCACATCAGCCAAAAGAACAACCACCCCGAGATTGTTCGCATGTCCATGGTCCAGGCCTTCGAGAAACGCGGCCTTGCTACGCAGACCATTCAACTGACCTCGCAGACCGAGCCTTCTCCGCTGATTCGATTGTGA
- a CDS encoding HAD-IA family hydrolase, with product MAGIEALILDFDGLILDTETPAFESWRRVYRRFGVDLPFEEWAMCVGRGMVFDPHAHLEKLTGRTLERETLRMERQAEVREAVESQPLLPGVQKIFDDAGRLNLKLGVASSSPRNWVEGHLRRLHLFSRLEAVKCAEDVAHTKPDPELFQSTLADLRVRASQAIVFEDSPNGVIAANRAGIFCVVATNPITSRLSFNGARIDLRVDSLAEIDLRSFLLQFEGKTPSP from the coding sequence TTGGCAGGAATCGAGGCTCTAATCCTGGATTTTGACGGCCTGATTCTCGACACCGAGACCCCGGCCTTTGAATCGTGGAGAAGGGTCTACCGACGATTCGGTGTGGACCTTCCCTTTGAGGAGTGGGCGATGTGTGTGGGGCGGGGGATGGTTTTCGATCCGCACGCGCACCTGGAGAAGCTAACGGGAAGAACTCTGGAACGGGAAACCCTTCGAATGGAGCGCCAAGCTGAAGTGCGCGAAGCGGTTGAATCCCAACCACTGCTTCCGGGAGTACAGAAGATTTTTGATGATGCCGGGCGCTTGAATTTGAAACTGGGGGTGGCTTCCAGCTCGCCCAGAAATTGGGTGGAGGGACATCTCCGCCGGCTCCATCTGTTCAGCCGGCTGGAGGCGGTGAAGTGCGCCGAAGACGTGGCGCACACCAAGCCCGATCCCGAACTTTTTCAATCCACCCTGGCCGACCTTCGGGTCCGAGCCTCGCAGGCCATCGTCTTCGAGGATTCACCCAACGGCGTCATTGCCGCCAACCGCGCCGGCATTTTTTGCGTAGTCGCCACTAACCCGATTACCTCCCGCCTTTCCTTTAACGGAGCTCGTATCGATTTGCGGGTTGACTCCTTGGCCGAGATCGATCTCCGATCGTTTCTTCTCCAGTTCGAGGGGAAGACACCCTCACCCTGA
- a CDS encoding STAS domain-containing protein, with translation MTMQLKTRKVDIVNVVDINGKITLGEGNVILRDTIRNLLARGEKKILLNLGDVTYIDSSGIGELVSSFTTTTNQGGQLKLLNLTKKVQDLLQITKLLTVFEVFTNEAEALQSFK, from the coding sequence GTGACTATGCAATTGAAGACTCGGAAAGTCGACATCGTGAATGTCGTGGACATCAATGGAAAGATCACACTGGGAGAAGGGAACGTGATTTTGCGGGATACCATCCGCAACCTCCTGGCGCGAGGGGAGAAGAAGATTCTGCTCAACCTGGGCGATGTGACTTACATTGACAGCTCGGGGATCGGCGAGTTGGTCTCCAGCTTTACGACCACCACGAACCAGGGGGGGCAGCTTAAACTTCTCAACCTGACGAAGAAAGTTCAGGACCTGCTTCAAATCACAAAGCTGTTGACAGTATTTGAAGTGTTCACCAATGAGGCGGAGGCATTGCAAAGTTTTAAGTAG
- a CDS encoding insulinase family protein, with protein sequence MEKIKKTTLENGLTIVTEQLPHVRSVSLGVWLRSGSRRETREQNGIAHFIEHMLFKGTRNRSAEEIARAVDSIGGNLDAFTAKECTSFSIKVLDEHLKFAIDLVSDLVLNPRLDPKAIDKERGVVLEEIKMVEDTPDDLVHELLVQNFWKNHPLGWPILGTEKTIARIERRQLEKYFRECYVPKNMIVAAAGCLDHLRLVGWIERKFGRLNHSPAPPKSPAPQSFAEIITRNKRSLEQVHLCLGMPSYPLTHPNRHATYVLNTILGGGMSSRLFQNIRERRGLAYTVFSNLDPYSDTGCLSIYAATAPKSTKQTIALILQEMKKMTASRVSKEELVRAKEHLKGGLVLGLESTGSRMANLARQELYFGTYSSISQMMRSIDRVSADEVREVARDSFNPRKIALSLVGKLNGIQVRRSQLGS encoded by the coding sequence ATGGAAAAAATCAAGAAAACCACTTTGGAGAATGGGCTGACGATAGTGACGGAGCAGCTCCCGCACGTGCGATCGGTCTCCCTGGGGGTGTGGCTTCGCAGCGGATCGCGGCGCGAAACCCGGGAGCAAAATGGCATTGCCCATTTCATTGAGCACATGCTTTTCAAAGGAACCCGGAATCGATCTGCGGAAGAGATCGCCCGGGCGGTCGACTCCATCGGGGGAAACCTCGACGCCTTCACCGCCAAGGAGTGCACCAGCTTCAGTATCAAGGTGTTGGACGAGCACCTGAAATTTGCCATCGATCTGGTGTCGGATCTGGTGTTGAATCCCCGGCTCGATCCCAAGGCGATCGACAAGGAACGAGGCGTTGTTCTTGAAGAAATCAAGATGGTTGAGGATACGCCCGATGACCTGGTCCATGAACTGTTGGTCCAGAACTTTTGGAAGAACCACCCCTTGGGATGGCCGATTCTTGGCACCGAAAAGACCATTGCCCGGATCGAGCGTCGGCAGCTGGAGAAATATTTCCGCGAATGCTACGTTCCCAAGAACATGATTGTCGCCGCGGCCGGGTGTCTGGACCATCTCCGGCTGGTAGGATGGATCGAAAGAAAGTTTGGTCGGCTCAATCACTCCCCCGCTCCCCCCAAGAGTCCGGCCCCGCAGAGCTTTGCCGAGATCATTACGCGGAACAAGCGTTCGCTGGAGCAGGTCCACCTCTGTCTGGGAATGCCCTCTTATCCCCTGACGCACCCGAACCGGCACGCCACCTATGTCCTCAACACGATCCTGGGAGGGGGGATGAGCTCCCGGCTGTTTCAGAACATTCGCGAGCGGCGCGGGCTTGCCTACACCGTCTTCTCGAACCTCGATCCGTACAGCGACACCGGCTGCCTTTCGATTTACGCCGCCACCGCTCCCAAGTCGACAAAACAGACGATCGCGCTCATCCTTCAAGAGATGAAAAAGATGACAGCCTCCAGGGTTTCGAAAGAGGAGCTGGTGCGGGCGAAAGAACACCTCAAGGGCGGTTTGGTCCTGGGGCTGGAGTCGACAGGCAGTCGAATGGCCAATCTGGCGCGACAGGAACTCTACTTCGGGACCTATTCTTCAATCAGCCAGATGATGCGGAGCATCGACCGGGTCTCGGCGGATGAGGTCCGGGAGGTGGCCCGCGATTCCTTCAACCCGCGAAAAATCGCACTCTCCCTGGTTGGAAAACTGAATGGAATTCAGGTCCGGCGTTCCCAGCTGGGAAGCTGA
- a CDS encoding ATP-binding protein codes for MNATETKVSVTLDSNFQSVEVAEKFVHSVMDRFRLEEAESHRVEMAVRESVINAIQHGNRCDESKKVELEISLTPAKLTIFVRDEGQGFDPASIANPLEENNILKTSGRGIFIIRSFMDEFSVRRRNNDGSEVMMVKRLSSNSNSNAS; via the coding sequence ATGAATGCCACCGAAACCAAGGTTTCTGTAACTCTGGATAGCAATTTCCAGAGCGTTGAAGTGGCTGAAAAATTCGTCCATTCGGTGATGGATCGGTTCCGGCTCGAGGAGGCGGAGTCTCACCGTGTCGAGATGGCAGTACGAGAGTCGGTCATCAATGCCATCCAGCACGGGAATCGTTGCGATGAATCCAAGAAGGTCGAACTTGAGATCAGTTTGACCCCGGCCAAGCTCACCATTTTTGTGCGGGATGAGGGTCAGGGGTTCGATCCGGCTTCCATCGCAAATCCTTTGGAAGAAAATAATATCCTGAAAACCTCCGGGCGCGGCATTTTTATCATCCGCTCATTTATGGATGAATTCAGTGTTCGCCGCCGTAACAACGACGGCAGCGAGGTAATGATGGTGAAGCGGTTGTCTTCCAATTCAAATTCGAATGCAAGTTAG
- a CDS encoding sigma-70 family RNA polymerase sigma factor, translating to MSSEMAVEKMGEASRWAPPVEGQLVEQLRAGSQAAYVHLVGQFEHSIYNLLYRLLGNPHDAADVTQEVFIKIYRGIGRFNGDSNLRTWIYRIAIREAANWHRWWLRRRYNRTVSLDLVDPDDGETRVFENVLRDHAPTPSERVIQLELEARLQSALRTLPMKYRMAVLLRDVEEFSYEEIASTLHISIGTVKSRILRGRELLRDKVRTLLDAEQRV from the coding sequence ATGTCCAGTGAAATGGCCGTTGAGAAGATGGGTGAAGCATCCCGTTGGGCTCCCCCGGTGGAGGGTCAACTCGTCGAGCAGTTGCGGGCGGGCTCGCAAGCGGCCTATGTACACTTGGTCGGGCAATTCGAGCATTCGATCTATAACTTGCTGTATCGTCTCCTGGGAAATCCGCACGATGCCGCGGATGTCACCCAGGAAGTTTTCATCAAGATTTATCGTGGGATCGGGCGATTCAACGGCGACTCCAATTTGCGGACCTGGATCTATCGGATCGCCATTCGGGAGGCCGCCAACTGGCATCGCTGGTGGCTGCGGCGCCGTTACAATCGAACGGTATCCCTGGATCTGGTCGACCCTGATGACGGGGAGACACGAGTTTTTGAGAATGTGCTGAGGGATCATGCCCCGACTCCCTCCGAGCGGGTCATTCAATTGGAACTGGAAGCACGGTTGCAGTCGGCCTTACGGACGTTGCCCATGAAGTATCGGATGGCAGTTCTCCTGAGGGATGTGGAAGAATTCTCTTACGAGGAGATTGCCTCCACGCTCCATATCTCCATCGGAACGGTTAAATCGCGCATTTTGCGCGGGCGAGAACTTCTTCGCGACAAGGTGCGGACTTTGCTCGATGCGGAGCAGCGGGTCTAG
- a CDS encoding agmatinase family protein produces MTQKNFDPNAAASPSSGIYGLSCTLEESKVILLPVPVEITTSYGEGTASGPAAILKASKQVDLFDVSAGRIYEAGLYMMPESLQIRRLNREGRRLARQIIRRGGNPEASTKWGRMVARVNAISSQVNEVVYKAATRLISKNKIVGVVGGDHSTPFGLIRAYAERFPGLGILHFDAHCDLRIAYEGFTWSHASIMYNVVSRIPQIKKLVQVGIRDFCEQELEVVQKSRGRVRLYCDEDLQSQKFEGRPWKTVVAEFLAHLPKQVYVSFDIDGLNPSLCPHTGTPVPGGLSFEEAVYVIAAVAKSGRRIVGFDLNEVAPGPEGNQWDANVGARLLYKMIGHTLLSQKNTGR; encoded by the coding sequence ATGACTCAGAAGAATTTTGACCCGAATGCAGCGGCCAGTCCGTCGAGTGGCATCTACGGGCTTTCCTGCACGCTTGAAGAGAGCAAGGTGATCTTGCTCCCGGTGCCCGTGGAGATTACCACATCGTACGGGGAAGGGACGGCGTCGGGTCCGGCTGCCATCCTCAAAGCCTCGAAACAAGTGGACTTATTCGATGTCTCGGCAGGCCGGATCTATGAAGCGGGCCTCTACATGATGCCGGAATCGCTTCAGATTCGGAGACTGAACCGGGAGGGCAGGCGGTTGGCCCGGCAAATCATCCGGCGAGGGGGCAACCCTGAAGCCTCAACGAAATGGGGGCGAATGGTGGCCCGCGTGAATGCCATTTCCAGCCAGGTGAATGAGGTGGTCTACAAGGCGGCCACCCGATTGATTTCGAAGAATAAAATTGTCGGTGTAGTGGGCGGGGACCACTCGACACCCTTCGGGTTGATTCGGGCCTATGCCGAACGGTTTCCTGGTTTGGGGATACTCCACTTTGATGCGCATTGCGATCTTCGGATCGCTTATGAAGGGTTCACCTGGTCGCATGCTTCCATCATGTACAACGTCGTCTCCCGGATTCCACAAATCAAGAAACTTGTTCAGGTCGGCATCCGCGATTTCTGTGAACAGGAATTGGAAGTCGTCCAGAAATCAAGGGGGCGCGTTCGCCTTTACTGTGATGAGGACTTGCAATCGCAGAAATTCGAAGGGCGGCCCTGGAAGACTGTCGTCGCGGAATTTCTCGCTCACCTGCCGAAACAGGTTTATGTCTCTTTCGATATTGATGGCTTGAATCCCTCTTTGTGTCCACACACCGGGACGCCGGTTCCCGGGGGTCTCTCCTTTGAGGAGGCCGTTTATGTGATTGCGGCAGTGGCGAAGTCGGGGCGCCGCATCGTTGGCTTTGATCTCAACGAAGTGGCTCCAGGGCCGGAGGGTAACCAGTGGGACGCCAATGTGGGGGCGCGCCTGCTCTACAAGATGATCGGTCACACCCTGCTCAGTCAGAAGAACACTGGAAGATGA